In the Actinomycetota bacterium genome, TTCCTGCAAGTAACGACACATCCGTCCCCGCGCCACGTCTGCCAACCCAACCGGCAGGACGACTCACGACTCTCGCCGGCGCGCTTGCAACACGCCGAAGAGGCTTCGCTCCGAGCGCTGGCGTTGTCGGCAACCCATGCTAAAATCGTATACATGTTCGACGAAGAGGTGGAGGCGGCGCGCGGATCCGCCGCGCTGCTGGTCGACCTCGTCGCCGCCAACCATGCCGCGGAGAAGCGGCACGGCTGCCGCAGGCTGGTGCTGGCCGCGGTCTGGGCCGACGCGCACGGCGACCCGACGGCCCACCCGGTCGACGAGAGCGAGGCCCGCCCGGTCCGCCGGTCTCGGCCCGATCTGGAGGGCTTGGTCCGGTTGGGTGGGTTGGGCACGCCGCTGGTCGCCGAGACCTGCCCGGCCGAGCTGGGCCTGGCGCAGCAGCTGTCGCCCGGTTCGGCCCGGGTGCTGATCGCCGACGCGCTGGATCTGCGGCACCGGCTGCCCCGGTTGTGGGAGCGGGTCGTGGCGGGTGAGGTGCATGCCTGGAAGGCGCGGACGGTGGCGGTCCGGTCCCGCTATCTGGGCCTGGTCGCGGTCGCCGAGCTGGACCGGTTGATCACCCCCCGGCTGGAGCTGGTGTCCTGGGCCCGGTTCGAGAAGATCCTGGACGCCATGCTGCTGCAGGTCGACCCGGCCGCCTACTCCGCCCGGGTGGCGGAGTCGAAGGCGCGGCGCGGGGTGTGGGCCGGTGAGGCGGCCGCCGGGCTCCGCACGTTGATCATCCGCGCCACCCAGGGCGACGGCTCGGTGTTCCTGGCCGCGGTGAACCGGGTCGCGGACCTGCTGGCCGACGAGGGCGACGAGGACGGCGTCGACGTGCGCCGGTCCAAGGCGGTCGGGATCCTGGGCAATCCGGCCGCCGCGCTGGATCTGCTGCACCGCCACGCCGGGCAGTCCGACGTCTATGACGATCCGTGGGGCTACGGCCCGGACCCGTCCGAGACCGGCCCGTGGCAGCAGGCCTCCGCCGCCGGCTGGGCCGACCCGCACGCCAGGCGCTACCACCGGCCCGACCCGGCCGACCCCGGCTACCAGGCCGGCCAGCAACCACCACCGGACGAGGACGACCCGCCCGAGCCGGCCGGCCCGCGGCCCGACCCCGCCGAGACCGAAGGGTCGAAGGGCGCATCGGCTGACATCGATCCAGCCGCC is a window encoding:
- a CDS encoding DUF222 domain-containing protein, whose product is MFDEEVEAARGSAALLVDLVAANHAAEKRHGCRRLVLAAVWADAHGDPTAHPVDESEARPVRRSRPDLEGLVRLGGLGTPLVAETCPAELGLAQQLSPGSARVLIADALDLRHRLPRLWERVVAGEVHAWKARTVAVRSRYLGLVAVAELDRLITPRLELVSWARFEKILDAMLLQVDPAAYSARVAESKARRGVWAGEAAAGLRTLIIRATQGDGSVFLAAVNRVADLLADEGDEDGVDVRRSKAVGILGNPAAALDLLHRHAGQSDVYDDPWGYGPDPSETGPWQQASAAGWADPHARRYHRPDPADPGYQAGQQPPPDEDDPPEPAGPRPDPAETEGSKGASADIDPAADDAAGPAGPAGTRLLPNGGLPLRPVTRADRNASRPRVQIVFHLTDEAVRARQGVVRTDAGPITLDELRQFLTDTDANITIRPVFDPAAVAAVDSYEIPLELRRAMDVRNPASVFPYSSSSGRTDFDHTRPWRRGGPPGQTSLGNLGPLTRPEHRAKTVGGWQARQPEPGIYLWRSPHGWIALTTNQGTLMLGTSPYAQKLWHDAAPIEAAA